The genomic stretch CAATTAGTTTATCTTACAGGTGTGATATTGGAATGAATGCATTGTGAGATTGTATTATGTAATTCGTGGTATTTAAACTTTAAATCGAACATGAGGTGAAATTGGTACTTTAACAGCATTCAAAATGACATATTATTTGGAAAAGGCAAAAACATGTGATATAGTACCTCTTATTAAACAAACATTAGTCACACTTGACTGAGAAATCTCTTTATTAGAAACCGTGATATTGTATAGAAGAACAGCTGATATTGTTTTGAATAAGTTGAAATATTGTATCACATGACACGTCTAATTATGTGGTATTGTATTGAATACGTTGTGATATTGTAAAGAATACTGTAATTAATGGGACAGTTGTGGTATTTATTTAAGACAAGTATGATATTGTATTCGCTATCTTGTGATATTGTATGGCCAAAAAATGTGAGGATAATAATTATTCCCACTTGTGATATTTATTTAAGACATGTATGGTATTGTATTCGATATCATGTGATATTGTAGAAAACTATGAGGATAATAATTATGTGGTATTGTATTGAATacgttgtgatattgtatcacaTGACACGTCTAATTATGTGGTATTGTATTGAATACGTTGTGATATTGTAAAGAATACTGTAAATATTGTATCACATGACACGTCTAATTATGTGGTATTGTATTGAATACGTTGTGATATTGTAAAGAATACTGTAATTAATGGGACATTTGTGGTATTTATTTAAGACAAGTATGATATTGTATTCTCTATCTTGTGATATTGTATGGCCAAAAAATGTGAGGATAATAATTATTCCCACTTGTGATATTTATTTAAGACATGTATGATATTGTATTCGATATCATGTGATATTGTAGAAACTGCGAGGATAATAATTATGTGGTATTGTATTGAATACATTGTGATATTGTATCACATGACACGTCTAATTATGTGGTATTGTATTGAATACGTTGTGATATTGTAAAGAATACTGTAAATATTGTATCACATGACACGTCTAATTATGTGGTATTGTATTGAATACGTTGTGATATTGTAAAGAATACTGTAATTAATGGGACATTTGTGGTATTTATTTAAGACAAGTATGATATTGTATTCGCTATCTTGTGATATTGTATGGCCAAAAAATGTGAGGATAATAATTATTCCCACTTGTGATATTTATTTAAGACATGTATGATATTGTATTCGATATCATGTGATATTGTAGAAACTGCGAGAATAATAATTATTCCTCAAAAAGTAAAATTTTGAATTGAATATTGCGTGGTATTGTATTGAGCAGACTGTGATACTGTAAAGAATACTGAAATTATTATGATACGTGTGGTGTTTATTTGATacaagtgtgatattgtattcggTATAATGTGATATCACATTATACTTCAAATGCAATATCATAGTTCTAACTATGAAATATCACAATATATACATTAAAAAACCCATCGTCATCAATATTCCACCACATTCATTTTAATCTGCAAGTTCAGAACATGGACATTAAAATATCAGACTTCTGATAATACTTTTTGGAATCTTTATTTAAGAAATACCACACGTCTAACTATGCAATATTATGACATGTACGGTAAAATATCAGACATCTGATAATACTGTTTTAAAGCACTATGGAAGAAATATCACCCGTCTAACTATGAAATATCAGACGTCTAACTATGAAATATCACACTTATATCACTACGTAAATCCTAACGTATGGAGTGTAATTGCTATAATAGTAATGAAACTATGAGATGTATATCCTATATATATTGAGCTTCATCAACAAAGAATCCTCCAACCAAGAGACAACGACACAAATAATGTTTTGGATGGCCTTGATGAACATGAATCAGTATACCAGTCAATCATCATCTGAACTCCCCTGAAAAATGCAAAACAACACAACAAGTAGTTGTCAGCAAATGAACAAGCACAGTTGATACGATTTTTGAAATTAAGATCATAAACAGCACATCGAGTAGTCGTCAGCGCTCAATATCAAAAGTATATACAATTCCAAAAATTAAACTCATAAACAGAAATCGTATGGCACTTACTTATAGAAAGAATGTAATAGAATATATTTATTTAGGTAGCATACCTGATTCTCGATGTCAGGTACAAAAGGATGAGGGCAGTTACGCTTATCATGGTTAGCCAATTGTTTGCAATTTTTGCAAAGCCTTTTTGGCTTCTCTGCTTTGGCAATGCATTGTTGCTTTGTCGATATCATTTTCTTCCCACTACCCTTGTTCTTTGCCTGATGAGGCGGTAGAATCCTCACCTCAGTTGAGGAACTACATCCAAGAAGCATTTCCAACTCCTGCTCTTTTGTCATTGACTGTGCTTGTGGATTGAGTTTGACCCGAAATTGCTTCAATGTGTCAGCAAGATCAGTGATCTGATTGTTAGGCATAGTTCTCAGCAAACTGATAGTTGAGTAGAACTCTGACCATAATTTGCACATCTCCAGCTTCCTTACATCAGTGGCATCAAAGTCGTCAAGTAACTCACCATGTGAACCATATAGAGGGATCTTTTGTGCATTCTTTGTCCAGCGCATAAGTATGTACTTATCAGGCAAAGTCCTAACTTGTTTCCCAGAGAAAACCCAAATAATGTGTCTGCAAATAATACCCTTCCTATTAAACAACTTACAAGAACATTCTGCATCGGTGCTTGTAGAATTGAACACTACTTGATAAGTCTTCTTGCATTCTAGCGTCAGTAACAACAATGACCTCTGTACCGTCGACAGGTGGTGTGAAGCCACCAACACTAAGAGAACACATGGAGGCAGCAGCCTCTTGTTGAAAATCTTTGAAAATAGCATGGGTATAAACCTTGGACGCATGAGCTTCCAAGTGTAGAGACGTAGCTAATTGGGGTAAAGTATAATCACTGTCTCGATCATGTTGCTTTTGAGTA from Silene latifolia isolate original U9 population chromosome 2, ASM4854445v1, whole genome shotgun sequence encodes the following:
- the LOC141640762 gene encoding protein FAR-RED IMPAIRED RESPONSE 1-like produces the protein MQKVPDKIGITISKETDFVSRLNSVVWDSDLEPVEFERKWSDLIAEHNLQANSWLSYMDKKRRRWISAYYCDIPMGCLLRTTQRSESQNSFFKRFENIHGTLVEFWMRFQSAMDQQRHTQKQHDRDSDYTLPQLATSLHLEAHASKVYTHAIFKDFQQEAAASMCSLSVGGFTPPVDGTEVIVVTDARMQEDLSSSVQFYKHRCRMFLTLPDKYILMRWTKNAQKIPLYGSHGELLDDFDATDVRKLEMCKLWSEFYSTISLLRTMPNNQITDLADTLKQFRVKLNPQAQSMTKEQELEMLLGCSSSTEVRILPPHQAKNKGSGKKMISTKQQCIAKAEKPKRLCKNCKQLANHDKRNCPHPFVPDIENQGSSDDD